Sequence from the Bacillus mesophilus genome:
GAAGATAGCCATCATTACTTTTCACCTGAACTAAATGCTCTTCAGGAGACAATCCCTTCAGTTTAATTTGACTTTTCATTGCATAGATATCGGATGGAAACGTTAATTCGTCTGCTATAATTTTCGTTCTTCCTGTGGAAGGATTATAGAAGCTTGCAATTAATTGATGAAGATTAATAGTTGTTGAGCCAGTTACAATTACCTCATTTTCTTTTGCGCCAACTAATCCTGCCATCTTCGAACCGAGATTTTCAGATAGAAAAAACCAAGGATTTTCTCCGTTCATCCAACCTTCAATTGCATGCTCCTTCCAGCTTTCTAACATATTTTTAACACTATCTTCTGCTCGTTTGGATAATAAACCTAACGAGTTACCGTCTAAATATATAATGCCTTCTTTTATATAGAATTCGTTTCGATATGTTGATAGTAGATCTTGTTTGTCCAAATCCTTTGCAAAATCTAGAGTGTATTGCATAATGGCCTCCCTGTATAAAATAGATTCTTTACTTTACTTTACTAAACTATTGTCCTATTAGGGAAGTCTAGTTTGGATAAAATATTTTTCTGTACTGGTTATATATAAGATAAAAAGTATCACATATAGTCTGTCTGTTTACACATACTTTGTTATAGGTGTTGTTCCATTGACTCCAACCACTTATTTTCTGCTCTAGTTACACTACTGTATATTCGGAGAAACAATACTTTATAAAAAGAACAATCATTTGAATAAATTAAGAAATTTAGCTATTAGTCATTAAAGTTTTACTTTCCTTTATAATACTTTTTCATTATACCGTGTAACTTTTCCCAAAAACTTCCGTTTATTATTATAGGCATGTTGGCGAATGGAGGTTTTTCTGGTGAAATGGGTTATTATTTTGACCTTTACCATTATTTACTTGTTAATTACGTTTTTCGGTTTGGGTCCTGTATTATTAGCTGATGGCTCTATACAGGAGAGAGTCATTACATTAGCAGTTGTGCTTCTACTTTATGTCATTATTACGATCATTTATCGATCTTTACTTAAAAAAATAAAATAATACTTTACAGTCTTTTAAGTCATTGCGAAAATGAAGGTTAGATTACTATGATTTAAAAGAAGGGATAATGAATGAATTCTTCAAAGGAACCGACAAAATTTGATTATGTACTCGCCTTTTTATTATTTTTATTATTTTGCGCAAGTTGCATTGCGATCTATAGTGCTCAAACTACCTCTGCACAATATGAGGAAAACTTTTTACTCAAGCAAATCGTTTGGTATGTCGTCGGTATATGTATCAT
This genomic interval carries:
- a CDS encoding DUF6954 family protein; this encodes MKWVIILTFTIIYLLITFFGLGPVLLADGSIQERVITLAVVLLLYVIITIIYRSLLKKIK